The window ATTactcatacctgtcaaccctcccgttttccctGGGAAACTCTCGTATTTTGCCCTTTCCCGACACCCTCACATGtagtttaatgtattttaacttgaaaaaaaaaatccccctgGTACTGCTGGAACAGCACAGCGACTTGGGCGACATTGGGTAACATCCGAGGACAGCCTGTATTCTCTGATTTTGTAGGCTACATAATGTCAGCACTGGTTTAGGTTTAGCCATATCATAATATATTTACATCATCGAATAGCTAATACAGTCATAAATACAATCAGAAGAACTATAGGCTAATCAAAGATCGTCTATATGACCAAAGTGTGCTGCTGTTTCTAAAGACCCACTTTTaaagtgctagtcaaagatcctctgtatgacaggagcacttttGCCATCCGCAAGGAGCTAAGGAGTCAAAGATCTTCGAcataacaggagtgctctgctgttttaatgacctattgcaaaaatgcttgtcaaagatcaaCTCTTGTCAAGTTTAGAGAAACGAAAGTGATTATCGCATTATCTGATAGACAGCTTTAAATAGGTAGAAACAAATCTTACTTACTTTATCTGTGTACAAACttcaaattattttatattattggaAAATATTCACACATTTTGTCAACCATTTGCCATCCATTCGAATAAATTGTTAGCAGCGTTTACTTTGTCATTTATCTATGACGTCAACATTTTATTAGCATCATAGCACGTTTGCTCCGTGCTAGTCTCTCAGTCACCAGCAGATGACGCCAAACTTCACCTCTAAACGTCCCCTGTGTTGTGTTCACCACTTTGTAAAAGTAATCACGTCTTGAGTTAAACACATATACATTTCTTACTCCTCcggtcttattttttttatatgtgcaCCATTCGGTGTGTTTTACCACTTACCAGTATACTTCCACTTTCTGTGGTGACTTCCGCCGGAGTTAAGGAGCCCTTGATTGATTGACACCTCTGCCAGACAGTCACAGCAGGACATGGGCGTGACTACAGCACACATACACGCCCCCTGCACGCACTACTCGGCTGCCAATGCCGGCCGTTTTCTAGAAACAAACGGTCCTCTCTGCAGATGTAATATTGACATAAACTCGCCAACAACTGTTTTTCTTCCTCTAACTTTCTCTTAGCGTGGAAGCAGAAAAAGTCCCCGTGTCGCTTTCCAGTAACATGGAAGCTCGGCGGAAAGACAGCAAGGATAATCCATTGGTACAGGCTAATCTTCTTTCCAAGATTTTCTTCTGGTAAGAAAACAGCAGTGTCAGACACACACCTGTATGTGATGGCAGGTATCCGCAGAAGTACCATACATCCCTTCGGGACAGAAGCACAAGTTGAATGTTTACAGTTGTATGTGTGCTGGGTTATTTATCTTCGAATACAAATTAAAGTAGGTAAATTTAGTACCTAGCATTAGCACAGCTCATTGGAcattttattaggtacacctaatgTAATGCAGTGGtcctcaattattttctttcatgCCCCTCTAGAGGaatgcgcccccccccccccccaaacaaaaATTGTATGCTTGTCAGATTATTCCTTTTCAAAaaactttttaacatttgtttttgttttcttacatTATGTGAGTCTCATTTGCAAATAGGCATCTACGTTCAGTTTGTCTTCTGGGTGTTGCCATAGTCAAGTAGCTATACAGCTCCCTTCAGAACGTGCAATCAGGAAGTAGCTATATTGCCATTGGGACGTGCAATGTGTCAGCCCTGACTCTTGTTGGGCtgtggaaaatgtttgcctGAAAGTATGTCATGCTTATTATGCATCGTCTGTTAAAGTGGAACATACATTCAAATGTCTAATTAGTTGTCATACATTGAGGTGCTCGAAATCACCACGTAAATCGCTAATGCTAATCACTAGCATGTATATGGGATTTCCAAAGTTAATTAGCATCGAGTCAGAGAGAGTTGTTTTcatgcattttgtttattttattttttttaatgtcacagaTAGATTTTTTGTATGTAAGTAATATTGACATGCTTGTTTAATTTTAAAGCACTGTTCAATCCAATGCTTACCAATTTAAGAGGCGCTGCggttaaaaacacaataatgtTAAATTGTTTTTCACTTTCAAGTGTGGGTACTACTGTGGACCGTTACCTCAATTAGTTGCCACCCAAAAAGTTATGTGTGTATAATTATGATTGTTTCACATATGCACTGACTTTGTGTGTTGGTTTTCTAGTTGGTTGAATCCCTTGTTCAGGATTGGCTACAAGAGGAGGCTGGAAGAAGATGACATGTACAAGGTTCTTTCCGAGGATGCATCTGACAGACTTGGGGATGAGTTACAGTGGTAAGAACAACTCttaaactatttttttattcatttttgaacaTTCGAAGTGTACGGTGCGTTAAAGAACCACGTCTAACCATGTAATAGCACCCTTATAATGAAATACTAACACCATAAGGCAAAACTCATACATCAATTAAATAAAACCTGCCTTTCCTCACCCACTTTatggaaaataaaatgacaacacaatgaaacatccatccatttttgagctggagcctatcccagctgactttgggcaccctctcagggcacatatagacaaacacccattcacactcacattcacacctgtggacaatttaagaGTATGCAGTTAACtaaccatgcatgtttttggactgttggaggaagccggagtacctggagaaaaaacaaataattgcaAATGATTAACCGGTGCAGCTGTGGAATTTTACTAATATCGTGCCTCTTCCGTTTTGCAGCTAAAATATTCAAAACACGATGCGGTGCATTTAACTGCAACAACAACATTGAAcctattgttaaatgaatacctacCCTGACAGTGAGCATTGTACTTTGTAAATGCGTCATTTTTGTTGCAGCTCTTGGATTGGATCTAAGGTGTGCCTAATATTGTGAGTGTGTAAAAGCTAACCTGGTACACATGTATGTTCTCCGGGCTCTCCCCCTTTGAGGAAAGTTGATAGCATGGTTGATAATGTGCTTGAAGTTCAGCCCCCTATATATAGAAAGTATTGCTCAGCCTGTGGCACAAAAACAAGGCTGTCCTTTCCACACTGTTGTCACTATTTGGGAGAGAGACATTTGTAGGAATGGTTTGACTGAACGTCTTTTGGTGTAATGTAGTCAGCCTAGGAGCAGGTCGTCATGTCCAAGCTAAGATAATTATGTAGTGATGTCAAGTACTGGCTTCTCACGCATTCACAGATGTCATTTCTGTTTGTAGTGCCGTCTGCTCAGTAGCTTAGGTTGTCAGGGGCTTCTCCTGCAGGAAGACTATAGTGGTGTCAGCCGCTATGGGAGCTGAGGACCCTCAGTAACACAACAGTTCAAGTGTGTGTGAGCACCGGTGTTTCTTTGTTAAAATAATTCATTCGCGAGACACCCCCAAATTATTTTCGaacaaggaggaggagttagatggggtggcatggctcaggtggtagagtggtcacctcccaacctgaaggttgcaggttcaATCCTCCGTCCTCATGTTGATCCTTGGGTGTGATACTGAAATTGCAGTTCCTTGGAAGTAGAAAactgctatacaagtgaaagatttTACATACAATAGTATTTTTTCGACCAAcactaatattaatattattattaatatactaataaatccatccatcaatttttttatgccgcttatcctcactacagtcgcgggggtatgctggagcctatcccagctgactttaggcgagaggcggggttaaCTGgttgactggtcaccagccaatcgcagtgcacatatagacaaacaaccattcacactcacattcattcctagcgacaatttaaagtctccaattaacctaacatgcatatttccggaatgtgggagaaaacccacgcactcacagggagaacatgcaaactccacacagagatgcccaaaaggAGATTCGtaaccagatcttcccgatttccTTACTGTGtagccaaaatgctaaccactaaccAAAACTTACGGTTAAAATTACTGTGTATTAGAGTGTAATATGTATtggaaataatcataataaaacatgCATTATATAGTATCACAAAGCTATTATATTATTTTGGTATACCGTATTGGCCGCACAGCGGCCGAGGGGTTagcctgttggccacacaattaGGAGATGTGCAAGATCTAGGTCCGCCTtgtgcctgaagtcagctgggataggctccagcgtagaaaatggatggatggatataccgTATTGTGGGAATGTATGAGTATGATGAAATAAATTGCAAAAGTCACATGGTTAAATGACATCATTGAAGTTGCTAATATAATTCAGTATAATTTATAttcaaacaatgaataaatctGATGTGTaatagtatactgtatgtccattcattACAGTGTAATTAAACTGTGCTGTGATAGTCATGGAATACATTTTAAACCACCACTGTGTTCATTTGGTAACGGCATTGTCAGATGTCCTAGTAAATGTAACGACTGCCAACTAGACAGTGATACCATCTGTTATTTTAGTTAAAGAGCCGTTTATTTGTGGGGAGGCATTGGTGAGGCATGGTGTCTATTAGAGCGGAGGCCACTATTGGAGGAAACCAATGATACCCATTTGTTTCATATCACACACGTTTATGCTTTTCAAAGGTACTGGAACCAAGAAGTCAAGATGGCAGCAAACGATATGCGGCAACCCAAACTTACCAGAGTTCTTATAAAGTGTTACTGGAGGGGGTACATTCTAATTGGAGTATACATCTTTATAGAGGTACCATGCAACTACTCAATTTATTCTTAAAGAGGGCTTATTTTCTTCATGCAGCGCATGTACTTGTTTGATTTATTCCCTGTTGTTCACAAGGAAGGCATCAAAGTCCTTCAGTCGTGGCTACTTGGGAAGCTAATTGAATACTTTGAGAATCCTGACGCCACATCCCCAGCTGCAGTCTATGAGGCCTACAGCTACGCGGCGGGCATCTCCCTGTCCACCGTCTGGGTGGCTGTGCTCCACCATCTGTATTTCTACCACGTACAAAGAGCAGGCATGAAGATTCGCGTGGCCATGTGTCACATGATCTATCGCAAGGTCAGATCTATCAGGACATATCTGCACTGGAAGACCAACACCGGTGACTTCATCTGATGCAACACATTTGTCCTGTCGTAGGCTCTCAGTTTAAACAATGCAGCGTTGACAAAGACGACGACGGGACAAATTGTGAATCTACTGTCTAATGACGTCAACAGATTTGATGAGGTATTTATCTGGATGCAGCTTTTTTGTCTTAGAACACATTTATGCAAATGACAACAATAGATGCACCTTAACAATTGAAAGTGTTCTGACAGAGGATCTGATTTACAAAGATGATAATGCTCAGCTtggattgacactgtcagcGGGGCCTTAACTGGAAGGAAATGCAAATGCATGGTCGCAGGCGAACTCAACGTACCCCACTGGTCATATGCTTCTGCATATGCTTCATAAAACTTGTAGAACAAAACTAACAGGTTCCAGTAACAAGGCCAACACAGATGAAAGTGTTTTACAGTGGGTTAGAACTGCACTGTATCATCCAGCGATGTTTCTTATACTTTCTTTACCTTTACCTTTATTATACATGCAGAGGCGGACTTACCGTCATGCAAACACAGGCCCCGAGATTTCCAAgggcccccaaacgtctcataaaaattgattactgctttttttctttgatttaaaagtacatacagtattaccatTTTAGACttaattcacatgcttaaaactacatcaaaatgcgtaatctatcATGAGCGTTTTGACTGCTCCCTTCTCATGAAATGGACTATGTCAGTGCGCATGTGCAGATTCATTCAGGAAGACGGcggaaaaaacaaacttgttggcgtGGTGTGGAGGAAGATGAAGCCGAGTCACCCGACTGGAACAGAGAAGGCGAGAGAAAATACACAGTTTCTATCCAAACTACCAAAAGTGTCAACCTTTTCCATCGTCCCAAGTACAAATGTAGACACATGACAAGTGCCAGACGTGCTTGACAGTAGCACTGCTGTCAGTGTCAGCCGTGTAGGTAGTTCTTGGGAGGAAGCTGAGCCTGCGAGtgatgcttttcatcacaaatatGTGagcattaaagcggtaaactacATTAAACGttgcttaactcattcaataccaaagacatataacacccgatcccaacaacgtatttatacgtctcttacattttttgtacaagaggcaaaaagaggtgatgatgtaaTTCTCCGCTATTGCAttaacacttcagagcacttttaagccatagaAACGGCCACaatgtggcagaagtgcatctgataagagctcggcagggatcatgttaacaaacaaatcacacatgacaggaaggaggaagtgagagagcgtggaggagtgtagcgtgcagaacaCTTACacactgtagggaaattttgATGCATGcacttgcacacacacgcgtgcacacgcatagtttagttccaaatgcgaaatttttaaatagtttgtggtgttatatttgtaaacaaatagttattttgttgtaaaacaacccctttttgtgttgtttatgttggtgtagttgtttagatatttgagctgtcacaaaagcaaaaaaataagtaaatacatcgtgtcaaagtgaaagttaagcttgaaatctatcttttcacaaaaactgtttttctcctttttctagtcgggaactaatattttcctgaaacttgcctgTGTTCTACCGCTGATTACTAaacaacggaaaaaggtagaaagaaactttttttttctgatgaaagacggcagtctaatctttcttttggtaggcttATATAGccagagaacacaatattctgtgtgcattGAAAGAtctgtcaaaatcatctaaaatggccactactgaaggggttgtccttTGAAAATGACTGGGtttgaatgagttcatgttcttatcaattacagcaAAAGccttgagatgattcacttcttaagtaataataatcccccaggaggattttaaggactttagCTTGCTCAGAATATGTTTTTCATATTCAGggtgaatatgaaaaaaatcctaaatattaatttttaaaatcctTTTTGGGagggtatataaacatggctatgtaacCAGTGTCCCAAAATtgacatccttcccatggctgagataaagttctcacgccactctcaacatccacgcctcatgtgattaccgtctattggcacaaaggacattttccatcaagtcctgtgtatttatgaacttaGCTGCTGCCCACATTGAAGACACATTGTGTTGAGGTGTGAATGAAACTTTTGTCAGTGCATTACCAGGATGTGGAGGGTCCCTGTGACTgagtttgccttgggcccccaaatgactaaatatggCCGTGGCTACATGAAAGGGGTAATGATCAATTCATGCTTCTCTGACAGTGTTACTCAGAGCTGTGCTTTACTGTCTTTGTAAAGACCTTTTCTCTTTAGAggtatttatgttgtgaccaaactgtatgtatttatttacatccTTGTCTCCTAGGTAACATTGTATCTACACTTTCTGTGGATTGCTCCCCTGCAAGCAGCCATGGTGATACTATTGTTGATGTATTGGATCGGCCCATCATGCCTGGCGGGGATGGCTGTCTTCTTAGTTCTGATCCCAGTGCAGACCATGTTTGGAAGATTGTTTTCCACTCTGAGGTTTGCAGCCATCCAGTATGCTGTTGTGGTGCTTACATTGGTTCCATCCTTGCAGTGAGTGTCTCTGTTGTTGTAGGGCTAAAACCGCTGTCCTGACTGACAGTAGAATACGCACAATGAATGAGGTCATCACAGGGATCCGTGTTATAAAGATGTGTGGGTGGGAGAAACCTTTTGCTGCTCTTGTGGATGAAGTCAGAAGGTAGCTCCATGTCTTTCCAACTAATGCTCCTTTTCTACTGCATGTAAGCTCTGTCTGCCAGAGCTTTACAGGGTATTGACACATTTCCACTGGAAAATTGCTAGTTGCTCATTGGTCACAGCATTTGAAGACACATGCTAAGGTTAGCTTACTCTGTTGCTGTGCCTTAGCTCTGGATGCACAGTCTACATTGGTACTGCTCTGTTTTCTTTCTGCCCTCAGTCTCTTCCGGATGCGGTGTCGCTTTCACActtgtgcatgtttttgaaatggaAAACAGTGGGAAAGCATCATAGCGCTACAAGAATCCACTGAGTGAACACACCCCTAAGCATCTACTGgcaactttttcttttcatcacgCAGAATGGAGATCTCCACAATAATGAAAAGCTCCTACCTGCGTGGCTTGAACATGGCGTCCTTCTTCGTGGCTAGCAAGCTCATCATATTCATCACTGTTTGCGTCTACGTGCTAACAGGCAACCAGCTGTCTTCCAGCACCGTCTTCATGGCCGCGTCCCTCTACGGCGCCATCAGACTCACCATCACGCTCTTCTTTCCCTTTGCCATCGAGAAGATGTCGGAGTCCCTCATTAGCATCCGAAGAATTAAAGTAAGTACAACACAGCCTTCTATCAATGTTTGTattgcagtggttcccaaacctttcacagtcacgtaccccttcagacatttgacctgaagccatgtgcaCTTAAAGAtcataaacctttttttatcttaattaaattgaaatattgaacatgattgttttaatccatccatccatccatcttctattcaGCTTGTCCTTACGAGGGTCTcgaagggtatgctggagcctatcccagctgaattagggcgagaggcggagcacacactgggctggtcgccagccaatcgcagagcacatatcattcccactcacattcatacctatgggcaatttagagtctccaattaacctaacatgcatgttcaaacccactgacaaatagataagtaatcgtACTTCATTATCTTTTactccagtctgatgttgggaTCCATCTATTTGAaatggttgaatttgagcttcacttttttttgtcaactcGCGATCGCTATGATTGAAgcctgcatattaatttgataccaaatagATGGGAAAAGTTCAACAAatatgataaagcagtatccgaagtacaaaaatacatacaaccggtgataaagcctcattttcggggtaATCCCCGCTCTCTCATCTGGACATGCATACACAGTTCTTACAGGTTTTCACACTGCTATGCAgcgcagggattggaacacaaAAGTAAATCAAATCTTCATGATTAAACAcacttaatgcacaacatattcatcaaacttacttatttgttcatataatgaaCTCAGAGCAacgaacaacttcatgctctgtctccttcctgctttctgcgTCGTGCTCTGTGCAGGCGCCGTGAGGCATAAAGATGCACTCGTAATCGTGAGTGTTAGccactaattgtttttaatttttattcaggTACCCCCATGACCCCTGGGTGTACGCGTACCCCCTTTTGGTAGCCCAAGTTGCATCGTATTGTTTGAGTGAAGTACTGAAGTAAACTCATTCTTGTTAGAATTTTCTCCTTCTGGATGAAGTTGCTCCTCAGCATTTGGGACTTCCTGTGGCAGAGAAGAAAGACTGTCTGCTGAAGATTCAGGATCTGATATGCTACTGGGACAAGGTAAGAAGGATTGTGAGGCCATGGAGCCGGAGATTGAGGAATGCCAAACTTTTAGGTACAGAATATCACCTCAAACAGTGGTATGCAATACCCCAGGGaactaaatattaaaaatataagaacatgaacagattgtacaaaaacattctattttaggaaaataaactgcataaaaattgtcgtACATTTTCTTTCAACGCGAATAACATAATTGCTGTTCATGGCTGTTTAGTCATTGCTGTCtcgtatacatgtacatgtctgTAGTACATGAAACATACATAAAAGCGGTCTCAGAGAAGAAAcctgacaatttggagtcattgcgGGGTTATGacaggctatacattcaataatagctaatgttagtagctaaactttgtcaaattgctgCTAATGTTTGTTCTCAGCTAATGATATCATTAGCTGATgatatcattagctgacaacaaacatgagcAGTGCATGTGCGTGTCATGTCGGGGCATCCTGCGtagtcaaagcaggaagaggcaggGTGTAATGCTTGCAGTACGTTCAAATGTTGGGGCCCTCAAGGCAGCTGGCGGAACCTGCTGCTtgcagtccctttaaatatGTCAATCattattgtggaaaaaaatgcatgcttACAAATAAAGTCACCCCCCCTTAATAGAATACTGTTATTCTCCGCAGTTGAATATATAAACACCCCCGGCCACTGCATGAGAAAATATGGCAAAGCTGAAATGTGATGGCTTGCTGAaagttactgtatattttccTCACAGATTCAAGAGGCTCCAACCTTGCAGAATGTGTCCTTCGCTGTGGGGCCCGGTCAGCTGCTTGCTGTAATAGGTCCAGTTGGATCAGGGAAGGTACAGGCGCTATCTTGATGAACTCTTAACTTGACATGAAAATAATAACTTGATGCATTGTGTGCCAGTCTTCGCTCCTCAGCGCCATCCTGGGAGAGCTGAGTCAGGAAAGCGGTGTGATCAAAGTCAAGGGCGATCTCACCTACACTTCCCAGCAGCCCTGGATTTTACCTGGCACCATCCAAAGCAACATCCTTTTTGGAAAAGAGCTCAACTGCCAGAAATACAGCAGAGTCCTGAGAGCCTGTGCCCTGAAAAGAGTGAGAACCGCTCATGACTCCACTTCTCCGTGGGGCGACGCTGTAGCTTGTAGTAAGTCCACTCTGTCTCTGAATGACTCGGTAAAGGGCTGCGTTTGGACCCTGTCCAGGACATGGAGCTGTTGCCAGGAGGCGACTTGACGTCGGTCGGAGACAGAGGGGCTAACCTGAGTGGAGGACAGAAGGCGAGGGTCAGCTTGGCCAGGTATGCACGCTTGTAAAGTAGTGCACCATTACTTATTTTGGACTTCAACCTCTGACTGAGGGTATTTTTCAGAGCAGTGTACCAGGATGCAGACATCTACCTGCTGGATGACCCTCTCAGTGCTGTGGATGCTGAAGTGGGCAAGCACATCTTTGAAGAGTAAATTTAtattcaactaaaatacaatccTTCAGAAGAGCTAGATGAAAAATTCTGTGACCAAGAGCTAACGCCAATATGTTGTCACTTGTGTGCGTTTAGGTGTATTTGTGGACTTTTGAGGAACAAGCCGCGTGTTCTCGTCACTCACCAGCTGCAGTATCTGAAGGCTGCACATCAAATTGTTGTCTTAAAGGAGGTGATATTTTGGATGTCATATTCAGTAGTTTTGCTAGAaagatatataaaaatgatatatttttaaagacaatAATGCTCCGCATAAGTCAGTAAGGAAGGTAACTAAATCAGATgcaaaccacaaccacaataattAACAATAGTAAATGAATCATTTACATGAATGTTGCCATTTTTGTCAGGGTCAAATGGTGTCAAGCGGGACCTACAGTGAGCTGCAGAGCTCTGGTTTGGACTTCTCCTTGCTCCTCAAAGAGGAGGAGAGTCAAGAGGAAAGACAGAGCACGACTCCCACTCCGGGCAACGTCTCTCGCTGCCCCCGTACACTCTCTGACAACTCCATATCTTCCCTGTCCTCCTCCCACTACTCCCTGATGGAAGAAGAGCCACTTAGACTGGTGCGTGCGGCTGGAGTGTTTAGTTTGGCTACtgataatttaataataatgtatacttattattgtggttatagTTTACTGCACCGCCATCATACTGAATATTTTGCTTATTAATTTTACTATTAGTGTAAGTAATCTCTCAGGATGCAATACAGTCCTACCCCTGCTATAATAAACGTTATCGCACTACAAGTTCCATTTAGTAGAGTGTTGATCTCATCCCAGGCCAAACAG is drawn from Dunckerocampus dactyliophorus isolate RoL2022-P2 chromosome 9, RoL_Ddac_1.1, whole genome shotgun sequence and contains these coding sequences:
- the LOC129187568 gene encoding ATP-binding cassette sub-family C member 4-like isoform X1, producing the protein MEARRKDSKDNPLVQANLLSKIFFCWLNPLFRIGYKRRLEEDDMYKVLSEDASDRLGDELQWYWNQEVKMAANDMRQPKLTRVLIKCYWRGYILIGVYIFIEEGIKVLQSWLLGKLIEYFENPDATSPAAVYEAYSYAAGISLSTVWVAVLHHLYFYHVQRAGMKIRVAMCHMIYRKALSLNNAALTKTTTGQIVNLLSNDVNRFDEVTLYLHFLWIAPLQAAMVILLLMYWIGPSCLAGMAVFLVLIPVQTMFGRLFSTLRAKTAVLTDSRIRTMNEVITGIRVIKMCGWEKPFAALVDEVRRMEISTIMKSSYLRGLNMASFFVASKLIIFITVCVYVLTGNQLSSSTVFMAASLYGAIRLTITLFFPFAIEKMSESLISIRRIKNFLLLDEVAPQHLGLPVAEKKDCLLKIQDLICYWDKIQEAPTLQNVSFAVGPGQLLAVIGPVGSGKSSLLSAILGELSQESGVIKVKGDLTYTSQQPWILPGTIQSNILFGKELNCQKYSRVLRACALKRDMELLPGGDLTSVGDRGANLSGGQKARVSLARAVYQDADIYLLDDPLSAVDAEVGKHIFEECICGLLRNKPRVLVTHQLQYLKAAHQIVVLKEGQMVSSGTYSELQSSGLDFSLLLKEEESQEERQSTTPTPGNVSRCPRTLSDNSISSLSSSHYSLMEEEPLRLVAQPTEEERRSQGNIGLQMYVKYFRAGANFMVLFLLILLNALAHVAFVLQDWWLACWSSKQQQQHVHITQHLNGSLPAELDLDLYLSVYAGLTATSVLFGFVRSLVFFNILVRSAQTLHNRMFDAILRTPVHFFEMNPIGRILNRFSKDIGYLDSLLPWTFVDFTQVFLQVVGVIVVSSIIIPWILVPFVPLLVVFLCLRRYFLQTSRDIKRLEATTRSPVFSHLSSSLQGLSTIRAFKVQERFQKMFDDYQDRHSEAWFLFLTTSRWLAVRLDGICSIFVGITAFGCLYFRDEMDPGAVGLALSYAVTLTGMFQWGVRQSAEIENMMTSVERVVEYTELKSEAAWETDTMPPPDWPKRGFITFDSVNFSYSANDPLVLKNLTVIFTSREKVGIVGRTGAGKSSLMSALFRLAEPEGRIVIDGFQTSDVGLHTLRQRMSIIPQDPVLFTGTMRKNLDPFRQHTDEDLWNALQEVQLKAVVEELPNKLDTMLTESGSNFSMGQRQLVCLARAILRKNRILVIDEATANVDPRTDSLIQQTIRDKFQECTVLTIAHRLNTIIDCDRILVLDAGKIQEYDEPYMLLQNKEGLFYQMVQQTGRAEAASLLHAAKQVHVNKQRFGDSCHLKDVGVIFETSL
- the LOC129187568 gene encoding ATP-binding cassette sub-family C member 4-like isoform X4, which produces MEARRKDSKDNPLVQANLLSKIFFCWLNPLFRIGYKRRLEEDDMYKVLSEDASDRLGDELQWYWNQEVKMAANDMRQPKLTRVLIKCYWRGYILIGVYIFIEEGIKVLQSWLLGKLIEYFENPDATSPAAVYEAYSYAAGISLSTVWVAVLHHLYFYHVQRAGMKIRVAMCHMIYRKALSLNNAALTKTTTGQIVNLLSNDVNRFDEVTLYLHFLWIAPLQAAMVILLLMYWIGPSCLAGMAVFLVLIPVQTMFGRLFSTLRAKTAVLTDSRIRTMNEVITGIRVIKMCGWEKPFAALVDEVRRMEISTIMKSSYLRGLNMASFFVASKLIIFITVCVYVLTGNQLSSSTVFMAASLYGAIRLTITLFFPFAIEKMSESLISIRRIKNFLLLDEVAPQHLGLPVAEKKDCLLKIQDLICYWDKIQEAPTLQNVSFAVGPGQLLAVIGPVGSGKSSLLSAILGELSQESGVIKVKGDLTYTSQQPWILPGTIQSNILFGKELNCQKYSRVLRACALKRDMELLPGGDLTSVGDRGANLSGGQKARVSLARAVYQDADIYLLDDPLSAVDAEVGKHIFEECICGLLRNKPRVLVTHQLQYLKAAHQIVVLKEGQMVSSGTYSELQSSGLDFSLLLKEEESQEERQSTTPTPGNVSRCPRTLSDNSISSLSSSHYSLMEEEPLRLVAQPTEEERRSQGNIGLQMYVKYFRAGANFMVLFLLILLNALAHVAFVLQDWWLACWSSKQQQQHVHITQHLNGSLPAELDLDLYLSVYAGLTATSVLFGFVRSLVFFNILVRSAQTLHNRMFDAILRTPVHFFEMNPIGRILNRFSKDIGYLDSLLPWTFVDFTQLLYLP
- the LOC129187568 gene encoding ATP-binding cassette sub-family C member 4-like isoform X3 — encoded protein: MEARRKDSKDNPLVQANLLSKIFFCWLNPLFRIGYKRRLEEDDMYKVLSEDASDRLGDELQWYWNQEVKMAANDMRQPKLTRVLIKCYWRGYILIGVYIFIEEGIKVLQSWLLGKLIEYFENPDATSPAAVYEAYSYAAGISLSTVWVAVLHHLYFYHVQRAGMKIRVAMCHMIYRKALSLNNAALTKTTTGQIVNLLSNDVNRFDEVTLYLHFLWIAPLQAAMVILLLMYWIGPSCLAGMAVFLVLIPVQTMFGRLFSTLRAKTAVLTDSRIRTMNEVITGIRVIKMCGWEKPFAALVDEVRRMEISTIMKSSYLRGLNMASFFVASKLIIFITVCVYVLTGNQLSSSTVFMAASLYGAIRLTITLFFPFAIEKMSESLISIRRIKNFLLLDEVAPQHLGLPVAEKKDCLLKIQDLICYWDKIQEAPTLQNVSFAVGPGQLLAVIGPVGSGKSSLLSAILGELSQESGVIKVKGDLTYTSQQPWILPGTIQSNILFGKELNCQKYSRVLRACALKRDMELLPGGDLTSVGDRGANLSGGQKARVSLARAVYQDADIYLLDDPLSAVDAEVGKHIFEECICGLLRNKPRVLVTHQLQYLKAAHQIVVLKEGQMVSSGTYSELQSSGLDFSLLLKEEESQEERQSTTPTPGNVSRCPRTLSDNSISSLSSSHYSLMEEEPLRLVAQPTEEERRSQGNIGLQMYVKYFRAGANFMVLFLLILLNALAHVAFVLQDWWLACWSSKQQQQHVHITQHLNGSLPAELDLDLYLSVYAGLTATSVLFGFVRSLVFFNILVRSAQTLHNRMFDAILRTPVHFFEMNPIGRILNRFSKDIGYLDSLLPWTFVDFTQTATVSLPESLWSGLLPATST